TTTAATTTTCTGTCATTTTCGGGTAAATCTTTTTCTGGAAATAAATCGCCATCCACTTGCTTAAAAAAGGTAATTTCATCTACCTCGTTTTTATTAAACAAAATATTGATTTTGCTGCTTTTGTTTTTGTTAATGCCAATAAGTTCTTGAGCATCATTTCGCATATAATAAATCACTTCCGTATTTTTAATAATGTCAACATCGTGCAATTTTCCCTCTTCAAATTTGCCCAATAGATTTTGTCCTTTGATTTGATTATACCCTGTACCTAGTGTGTCTTTGGAGACAAGAAAGGTGTTGTTGAGTACTTTAAGTGAATCTAATTTTTGAGTGGTGTTGTTACCAATAAGATGCATGATGTCGCCTGTTATTTGACTTTGACCGTTCCAAAGAATGGGTTTTCCAATTAGTTTGGTCAAGGCAATTTTAGAACTGGAATGTATGGAGTCGCATTTGCCACTCATGTCTTTTTTGAAGAAACGCACATTATTGAACGCACGGATAATTCTGTTACCCTCTTTTCCGGTGACCATTAATTTTTTCCCATGAATGTATACCGAATCATTTTCGACAAAATTAATTGCAACAGCTCTTTTGGTTACAAAAAGGGAGTCCTTTTTCTTATACATTTCGGCATAATGTCCTTTAATAATGCCTCGATTAATGGAATCGGTAATTTTTACATTTCGGGATGCCGAAGCGAATTCTTTAGTACGATCGTAATACAAACTATCGCCTCTAATTACCCGATCGTTGTATTTAATGTACGATTTATTTAGAAAATGAGCTTTGTTTCTTTTGGTATCGTAAAAGCCTTTTTCGGTATAAATATAATTGGCTTTGCTGGTGATTGTAGAGGGACCCAACAAATAAGAATGTCCAGAATTACTGTAGTAGTCCAAATGATTGGACTTAATTACATAAGTAGGATTGGTGATGGTAACTTCAGTCAGGAATTGGAATTTTTTTTGTGGTACAAAGTATTTCCCTGATTTACTAACTAAGGTATTTTGCAGGTTGGTTATCGTTCCTTTTGTTTTGTAAAAAACCTCTTGAGTGTTACGGTCAAAATTAATAGTATCAGTTACTAAAGTAGCCTCTGGAGAGCTCATTACAGCATCGCCTGTAGCAAATGCTTTTTTTACATTACCACTGTACTCTGCATATTTACTATTCAAAAATAAAGTATCTCCTTGAACTAATTGGACATTACCAAAGGCTTTGATGTAGTTTTCTTTTTGAAAATAATAGGCTTTGTTACAAGTTAAAACCACGCCGTCATGATTAACGCGTACATTGCCCGTAAGTAAAAAAGCATCTGGGATTTCCACCTGATTGACATCGGCAAAATCAGAATGTTCTACGATGATTTTTTTAGGAGCCTGTCCCAATACTTTTGGCACAACCATTAAAAATAAAGCAAAAAAGAATACAATTTGAATTTTTTTCAAGTCTAAATATTTTGGGTATAAAATTAATCAAATTGTATGAAGCGCAAGTAGATTTAATAAATAATTATGAAGCATTTAGTGGGTATGTGCCCTAATTGAAAGTCATAACTTGCCAATACTTTAAAATAATTTATATTTGATCTTCCCTTATATGAAGAACAATATGAAATCACTTTTATTATCTGCAACTTTTTTAACTACATTTTTTGCTGTAGCTCAGTCGAATACAATTAGTAATCAACCTATTAACGCTAAACATAAAACAGTTGTTTATCAAGTTTTTACACGATTATTTGGAAATACTAACACCACTAACAAATCTTGGGGAACCATTGAAGAAAATG
This sequence is a window from Flavobacterium ammoniigenes. Protein-coding genes within it:
- a CDS encoding OstA-like protein, yielding MVVPKVLGQAPKKIIVEHSDFADVNQVEIPDAFLLTGNVRVNHDGVVLTCNKAYYFQKENYIKAFGNVQLVQGDTLFLNSKYAEYSGNVKKAFATGDAVMSSPEATLVTDTINFDRNTQEVFYKTKGTITNLQNTLVSKSGKYFVPQKKFQFLTEVTITNPTYVIKSNHLDYYSNSGHSYLLGPSTITSKANYIYTEKGFYDTKRNKAHFLNKSYIKYNDRVIRGDSLYYDRTKEFASASRNVKITDSINRGIIKGHYAEMYKKKDSLFVTKRAVAINFVENDSVYIHGKKLMVTGKEGNRIIRAFNNVRFFKKDMSGKCDSIHSSSKIALTKLIGKPILWNGQSQITGDIMHLIGNNTTQKLDSLKVLNNTFLVSKDTLGTGYNQIKGQNLLGKFEEGKLHDVDIIKNTEVIYYMRNDAQELIGINKNKSSKINILFNKNEVDEITFFKQVDGDLFPEKDLPENDRKLKGFIWRADERILSKNDIFPPEENEDNEKIAKQAKAQKDKKNVPMKVRKETLDYDKKKK